In Eucalyptus grandis isolate ANBG69807.140 chromosome 4, ASM1654582v1, whole genome shotgun sequence, the following proteins share a genomic window:
- the LOC104443082 gene encoding protein DMR6-LIKE OXYGENASE 2 translates to MATPATKLLLIDRVPNNYIRPQADRPNLTEVEASDASTIPLIDLQGLFGPNRDDIIRQIGKACRRDGFFQIKNHGIPEEVVQAIMNIAEEFFRLPESERLKNYSDDPSKSTRLSTSFNIKTEKVSNWRDFLRLHCYTLEEYMHEWPTNPPSFRKEVGEYCTRVRELALKLLEAISESLGLEREYISKNLGKHGQHMAMNYYPLCPQPELTYGLLGHTDQNLITILLQDEVPGLQVLRDGKWIAVDPIPNTFIVNIGDQMQVISNDKYKSILHRAVVNCDRERISIPTFYCPSPEALFGPAQGLIDHENPAVYRSFTYEEYYHKFWNRGLRTECCLDMFKIPSA, encoded by the exons ATGGCTACGCCCGCCACTAAGCTCTTGCTCATCGACCGCGTGCCCAACAATTACATCCGGCCCCAGGCTGACCGCCCTAACCTCACTGAGGTCGAGGCCTCAGATGCCTCCACCATCCCACTCATTGATCTCCAAGGCCTCTTTGGTCCCAACCGTGATGATATTATCAGACAGATTGGTAAAGCATGTCGACGAGATGGTTTCTTTCAG ATCAAGAACCATGGGATACCGGAAGAGGTGGTGCAGGCCATCATGAACATAGCGGAGGAATTTTTCCGGTTGCCGGAGAGCGAGAGGCTGAAGAATTACTCTGATGACCCGTCGAAATCGACCAGGCTTTCGACTAGCTTTAATATCAAGACCGAGAAGGTGTCTAACTGGAGGGACTTCTTGAGACTCCATTGCTACACTCTTGAAGAATACATGCATGAGTGGCCAACCAATCCTCCATCGTTCAG GAAGGAGGTGGGAGAGTATTGCACAAGAGTAAGAGAACTGGCGCTCAAACTGTTGGAAGCCATATCAGAAAGCCTGGGGCTTGAAAGGGAATACATAAGCAAGAACTTGGGCAAGCATGGTCAGCACATGGCTATGAACTACTATCCGCTGTGCCCACAGCCCGAGCTCACCTACGGGTTGCTGGGCCACACTGACCAGAACTTAATCACCATCCTACTTCAGGACGAGGTGCCCGGGTTACAAGTCCTTAGGGATGGAAAATGGATTGCTGTCGATCCCATCCCCAACACCTTCATTGTCAACATAGGAGATCAAATGCAG GTCATTAGCAATGACAAGTACAAGAGCATACTTCACAGAGCAGTGGTGAACTGTGACAGGGAGAGAATCTCCATTCCAACCTTTTATTGCCCATCACCAGAAGCCCTATTTGGACCTGCTCAGGGCTTGATTGACCACGAAAATCCTGCGGTTTACAGGAGCTTCACTTATGAAGAATATTACCACAAGTTCTGGAACAGAGGACTCAGGACTGAATGTTGCTTGGACATGTTCAAGATACCCTCGGCttag